The Streptomyces racemochromogenes DNA segment GTCGTCCGCAACGGCGGCTTCGAGTCGGGCCTCGCCAACTGGTCCTGCTCCAACGGCAGCGGCGCTTCCGTCTCCTCGCCCGTCTACGCCGGGGCGGGCGCCCTGAAGGCCACCCCGGCGGGCTCGGACAACGCCCGCTGCGGCCAGACCGTCACGGTCAAGCCGAATTCCACGTACACGCTCAGCGCCCAGGTGCAGGGCTCGTACGTCTACCTGGGCGCCACCGGCACCGGGACCCAGGACGTCTCCACCTGGACCCCGGGCTCGGGCGGCGGCTGGCAGAAGCTGTCGACCACCTTCACCACCGGGCCGAACACCACCCAGGTCACCGTCTACACCCACGGCTGGTACGGCCAGCCGGCCTACGCCGTCGACGAGTTCAGCGTCTTCGGCCCGGACGGCGGCGGCCCCACCGACCCCGGGCCGGGCCTTCCGGGCGCGCCCGCCGGGGCCGTCGTTTCCGGCCAGAGCCAGAACGGGCTCACCCTTTCGTGGAACGCGGTCAGCGGGGCGGGCGGCTACCACGTCTATCAGGACGGCGTGCGCGTCCAGACGGTGGCGAACACCTCCACGCCCGTCACCGGCCTCGCGCCGAGCACCTCGTACTCCTTCCAGGTGAGCGCGTACAACGCGGCGGGCGAGGGCCCCAAGTCGGCACCCGTCACCGGCACCACCACCGGGGGCGGCGGCCCGAACCCGAACCCGTCGGTGCCCAGGCACGCGCTGACCGGGTACTGGCAGAACTTCAACAACGGCGCGACCGTCCAGAAGCTCTCCGACGTCTCCGCGCAGTACGACATCATCGCGGTCTCCTTCGCCGACGCCACGACCACGCCCGGCGCCATCGCCTTCAACCTCGACTCGGCCGGCCTCGGCGGCTACACCGTGGCCCAGTTCAAGGCCGACGTCGCCGCCAAGAAGGCGGCCGGCAAGTCGGTCATCCTCTCCATCGGCGGCGAGAAGGGCACGATCTCGGTCAACGACTCCGCCTCCGCGACGAATCTGGCCAACTCCGCCTGGGCCCTGATGCAGGAGTACGGCTTCAGCGGGATCGACATCGACCTGGAGAACGGCCTCAACCCGACCTACATGACGCAGGCGCTGCGCGCCCTGTCGGCGAAGGCGGGCCCCTCCCTGGTCCTGACCATGGCCCCGCAGACCATCGACATGCAGTCCACGCAGGGCGGGTACTTCAAGACCGCGCTGGCCGTGAAGGACATCCTGACGGTCGTGAACATGCAGTACTACAACAGCGGCGCGATGAACGGCTGCGACGGCAAGGTCTACTCCCAGGGCTCGGTGGACTTCCTGACGGCGCTGGCCTGCATCCAGCTGGAGGGCGGCCTCGACCCCTCCCAGGTGGGCATCGGCGTCCCCGC contains these protein-coding regions:
- a CDS encoding glycoside hydrolase family 18 protein, which encodes MNRIRSLALPLAATLAAGGLTALAAGPAQAADVNVVRNGGFESGLANWSCSNGSGASVSSPVYAGAGALKATPAGSDNARCGQTVTVKPNSTYTLSAQVQGSYVYLGATGTGTQDVSTWTPGSGGGWQKLSTTFTTGPNTTQVTVYTHGWYGQPAYAVDEFSVFGPDGGGPTDPGPGLPGAPAGAVVSGQSQNGLTLSWNAVSGAGGYHVYQDGVRVQTVANTSTPVTGLAPSTSYSFQVSAYNAAGEGPKSAPVTGTTTGGGGPNPNPSVPRHALTGYWQNFNNGATVQKLSDVSAQYDIIAVSFADATTTPGAIAFNLDSAGLGGYTVAQFKADVAAKKAAGKSVILSIGGEKGTISVNDSASATNLANSAWALMQEYGFSGIDIDLENGLNPTYMTQALRALSAKAGPSLVLTMAPQTIDMQSTQGGYFKTALAVKDILTVVNMQYYNSGAMNGCDGKVYSQGSVDFLTALACIQLEGGLDPSQVGIGVPASPSGAGSGYVSPTVVNNALDCLARGTNCGSFKPSKTYPSLRGAMTWSTNWDAKAGSTWSNAVGPKVHGLP